A genomic stretch from Sporocytophaga myxococcoides DSM 11118 includes:
- a CDS encoding response regulator, translated as MEDKIRVLYVDDDEYNLRVFKASFRFDYQIFLAKSAKEGLEILKENEIHVIIADQKMPEVTGVQVFSFSNPLSANIRKPLEYY; from the coding sequence ATGGAAGATAAAATCAGGGTTTTGTATGTTGATGACGATGAATACAACTTGAGAGTGTTCAAAGCTTCCTTTCGATTTGATTATCAAATTTTTCTTGCGAAATCAGCAAAAGAAGGACTGGAAATTCTTAAAGAGAATGAAATTCACGTAATCATTGCTGACCAGAAAATGCCTGAGGTGACAGGTGTTCAGGTGTTCAGTTTTTCGAATCCCTTATCAGCCAATATCCGGAAACCATTAGAATATTACTAA
- a CDS encoding sensor histidine kinase — translation MKSLLTFILFAFTFFQSLGQRNELVFQYKNADKFESAGKYLYLFKDSSENSHPSVIGNLSYFRKSNQDVPTLGVSSKNIWVKFHIQNLTESNSIFLSVLQPNIDEISLYEIESGHAKLIESTGEIIPYYNRKFKNQNYIFPVQIKKEEIKTYLFKIRTGEQISIPLKVGTQTPLYESLLQFDLVTGIYVGIILVMVFYNLFIYFSVRDKIYLIYVFYIIIVGLTQTNFLGYNIRFLTPGNTWLSINGTYILSTLVGISAAQFMRFFLNTSQHEPKLDKFFYIFYWIYFISIILAFFTYYNASFLIIELNAMFLALYMLFIAYKINLKGYKSAKFFLIAWTIFLIGVVFFVLRDFGIFPYNTVTSYTMTLGSALEVILLSFALADRINILKKEKEISQAEAIRAMAENDRIIREQNVILESKVEERTSELQQSNQDLNKALTNLQEAQSQLVDAEKMASLGQLTAGIAHEINNPINFVSSSINPLKRDIQGLMQILEEYEKLHKQEPQNANLKQIERLKEDLEYDYLIEEIDMMLSGIAEGATRTAEIVKSLRNFSRLDEDALKPSDLNLGIDSTLVLLNNSMDGKVKVSKCYNDIPAIECFPGKINQVFMNILTNSIQAVKAKNISDGEIIISTFEKDESVGVSIKDNGIGMSEKTKMKIFEPFFTTKDVGEGTGLGLSIVYTIIESHKGKIEVHSEEGIGTEFILYLPKNLQSLK, via the coding sequence ATGAAATCTCTATTAACATTCATTTTATTTGCTTTTACATTTTTTCAATCACTAGGGCAAAGAAATGAATTAGTCTTTCAATATAAAAATGCCGACAAGTTTGAATCAGCAGGTAAATATCTATACTTATTCAAAGATTCATCGGAAAATTCTCACCCGTCTGTTATAGGAAATTTATCTTACTTTAGAAAAAGTAATCAGGATGTTCCAACATTAGGGGTTTCATCCAAAAATATTTGGGTAAAGTTTCACATACAAAATCTTACTGAATCAAATTCTATTTTCCTCTCCGTGCTTCAGCCCAACATTGATGAAATCTCTCTATATGAAATTGAATCCGGACATGCAAAACTAATTGAAAGCACAGGAGAAATCATTCCTTATTACAATCGAAAATTTAAAAATCAAAACTATATATTTCCAGTTCAAATTAAAAAGGAAGAAATTAAAACCTACTTATTTAAAATCAGGACAGGTGAACAGATATCTATTCCTCTAAAAGTTGGCACACAAACTCCGCTATACGAAAGCCTTCTCCAATTTGATCTGGTTACCGGAATTTATGTGGGAATCATCCTGGTGATGGTTTTTTATAATCTGTTTATATATTTTTCTGTAAGAGATAAGATCTATTTAATTTACGTTTTTTACATCATCATTGTAGGACTTACCCAAACAAATTTTCTAGGCTACAACATTAGATTTTTAACTCCTGGAAACACATGGTTATCTATTAATGGCACATATATTCTTAGTACACTTGTTGGAATTTCAGCGGCACAGTTTATGAGGTTCTTCCTGAATACTTCACAGCATGAGCCTAAGTTGGATAAATTCTTTTATATTTTTTACTGGATTTATTTTATTTCAATCATTCTTGCCTTTTTTACTTATTACAATGCAAGCTTTTTAATAATAGAGCTGAATGCCATGTTCCTGGCCCTATACATGCTTTTCATTGCTTATAAAATAAACCTTAAAGGTTATAAGTCTGCGAAGTTCTTTCTAATCGCATGGACAATATTTCTTATCGGGGTTGTTTTCTTTGTTTTAAGGGATTTTGGTATATTCCCTTATAACACTGTTACAAGCTATACCATGACTCTAGGTTCTGCGCTTGAAGTAATCCTTCTTTCATTTGCCCTTGCAGACAGAATAAATATTTTGAAGAAAGAAAAAGAAATTTCTCAGGCTGAAGCTATCAGAGCCATGGCAGAGAATGACAGAATTATAAGAGAACAAAACGTAATTCTGGAATCCAAAGTAGAAGAGCGTACTTCAGAACTTCAACAATCCAATCAGGACCTTAACAAAGCATTGACTAACTTACAGGAGGCTCAATCACAGCTTGTGGATGCGGAGAAAATGGCTTCACTAGGTCAGCTAACTGCCGGTATTGCACATGAAATTAATAATCCGATTAATTTTGTAAGTTCAAGTATAAATCCACTTAAAAGAGATATACAGGGACTGATGCAGATTCTTGAAGAGTATGAAAAACTTCATAAGCAGGAGCCACAGAACGCTAATCTCAAACAGATTGAAAGATTAAAAGAAGACCTTGAATATGATTATCTGATAGAAGAAATAGATATGATGCTCAGCGGAATCGCAGAAGGGGCCACCAGAACAGCTGAAATTGTTAAAAGTCTAAGAAACTTCTCTCGACTTGACGAGGACGCTTTAAAACCTTCCGATCTAAACCTGGGTATTGACTCTACATTAGTGCTCCTAAACAACAGCATGGATGGGAAAGTAAAAGTTTCAAAATGCTACAATGACATTCCGGCTATTGAATGCTTCCCAGGAAAGATCAATCAGGTATTTATGAATATCCTCACCAACTCTATTCAGGCAGTGAAAGCAAAAAACATTTCAGATGGGGAAATTATAATCTCAACGTTTGAAAAAGATGAGTCTGTAGGAGTTTCGATAAAAGACAATGGAATCGGAATGTCAGAAAAAACTAAGATGAAAATTTTTGAGCCTTTTTTTACTACAAAAGATGTTGGAGAAGGCACAGGCTTAGGACTATCCATCGTTTATACCATCATAGAAAGTCATAAAGGAAAAATTGAAGTCCACTCGGAGGAAGGCATTGGAACAGAATTTATCTTATACCTTCCTAAAAATCTCCAATCTTTGAAGTAA